The following nucleotide sequence is from Sparus aurata chromosome 22, fSpaAur1.1, whole genome shotgun sequence.
GGATGTAATTGAAATACATAGTAAGTCAAAAGCACTCACCTTTGCTTGTGCTTGTTGAACCTTCACACCTttggagtgaagctgctttcaCTGTTGACCCATATGGTTGTTTATCTGATTTGGACAGGCTCTGGAAATTTTTGTCAGcaggctttattttgaaagtctattGTACCACCCTAAATTTAAAGGGCTGTAAATCCAGGTACCAGTGGGTGATGCGGCCGTTGGCATCTTTCATGCGGTGATGACACTGGAGGGGAGCGTGGTCTGAACCCCAGCCCCCTGTTTGACGCATCAGTCGGcaggagaaaagggagagaaaagttAGGTGTGTGGAGGAGAGGCTCCCCACAAAGGGCTTGTTTGACATTCTTAAACGCCAGCTTACATGGCTCCGTCCACTAGACCGGATCTGAGGCACCCTTTTGGGTGAGGTCAGTCAGGGGGCGGGCTGGTCAGATCCCCAAGAACTGCCTCACCTCTTTTTTTAGTCACCGGACAGCCCCATCCTTCTTTGCCACCAGAACTACATCAGGCACTGTTAGACTCTTCTTTTACCCCCATCTTCAGCATTGCCACCAATTCCTCCTGATTCTcttttctcttgtgttctggTAACCGATAGGACCGTGAATGCACCACCATGTCCAGGTGCGTCTTAATATGGTGCTGTATGAGGTCCATGGTCCTGGCCAAATCTGCTCCCTGGGACGGTGTGAGATGGTCAGCACAGAGGAGCGTTGCAGAATTTGAGGATTTTGGCACCTCAGGCCCCagctcatctctctctgtcaccgTTGTCACCAGGGAAACAGGCTACGCCTCTCTCCAGGCTTTGAGGAGGTTGAGGTGTTAAATCTGTGTTGCCCCTCCCCTGTTAGAATGCACCACCTCATAGTGTGACCACGAAGGGTCCTTGCCACTTGGTGAGTAATTTGGAGCTGGATGACGGGAGCCATACAAGCACTTTATCTCCCGGTGCAAATAATATTAATCTAGTTCCTCTGTTGGGCACTGTCAGGCACTGTTGATGCTCCTGGGCCTTAAGCACATTCTCCGGTGATAGCTGCCCTATGTGTGGAGTTTTACTCTAAGGCCCAGGACGTACTGAACTTCATTTTTACTTGGGCTTGGCCCTTCCTCCCGGCTTTCCTTAACCAGGGTGGAGCCCCCCGCGGTGTTCTGCCGACAGAAGTTCAAAGGGAGAAAATCCCGTGGAGGCCTGGGGTGCCTCCCGCACTGCAAACAACAGAGGATCTAGCCACCTATCCAAATTGCAGCCATCCTCGTGCACAGACTTACGAATCATGGACTTTATTCAGACGCTTGATGGTCTGCGGGTGATATACGCTGATCCAAATTGACATGATGCCTAATAACCCATAAAGTTCCCTTAGTGTACGTGACATAAACGAGGTGCCCTGGTCAGTTAGGATCCTTTTTTTGGGATCCCCTTAGGGAGATGACCAGAGACAGCACCTGTGCTACACTCTTGGCAGAGATAGAGCGCAGGGGCACTGCTTCGGGATATCATGTTGTGTAGTCCATGAGGACTAATGCAAAATGATACCCCCCTGTGCACCGGTGAAACGGTGCAACGAGGTCCATACCAATCCGCTCAAAAGGGACATGAGTGGTGCACACCAGCGGTGTACATCTCCCCAAATGCCTGACCAATAGAATCAGGCTTCCCGGTGGCTTTTTGGTACCAGCAACTGGGTAATTTCTTTTCCTGTCTGAGTGTCGGGACTCACTCTATACAATCTATCTCTAATCAATGTAAAGTGTGGATATGCCTGTGCGGCGTCAGAGTGCACCAAATGACCATCAATTTTTATCACAGGCAAAGCGTAGAGTCATCATCACGTTACTGTTCGAGTGGAAAATCTTCCATGGAGTGTAACAAGGGAACCTTCTCCCCGTCTGCAGTGTTGGACAACGTCGCATCACCACTGAGCACCGCACACATATCCCTACTGGTCGTGAATGCACCCCCACTAACTTATTAAACACCAACCAATCCGTGCCGAACATCCCATAGCAGCTGGAACCTGTGATGGAGAGGTAGCATAGGGAGGATTAGGGCGGAGTGCAGGGGAGGGCCCAGTGATGGCTTGGTGTGGACCGGGGGCAGCGGAACAGCTCTTCGGCGGGTGGCCGGAGTCGGGCGGACGGGAGCCGGAGACTGGCCCTCTAGTGGCTGGCCCTTGTGGCGGACCGCCAGGTGATCCTCCGCGAGGGTGACTGTGGCTGCCAGGTCCGGCAGTCAGTGGTACCACACCCACTCCAACGTCCCCACCGGGGGCCCCTCCACGAACTGCTCGAGCACGACTTTCTCGAGCATCCGCTCCCCCATCTGCAGCCACCTGGTGGCAGCGTCCTTCAGCTGCTGCGCCAACATGAAGGGTCGGCCCGCAGACCCTAACTGGATGCTCCGGTACCGATAACGGTGATCCTCAAGGGAGAACCCATCCTGTCCAGAACAGCTTTTTTTACCGCCTGGAAGCTTCCCCGTTGTCTGGGCCTCACCCAACAGTAAAGTGAGCAGCCGCACAGCCCACTCCGCTGCTAGCCAACCACACGCCACCGCCGTCAATTCAAACTCCAGAAAACTCTGGGGATTGTCCTCCGCAACCAGTTTGTGGAGCGCGATGCACGAGAGAGCGAGTGCTGTGACTGGCTGCAGATGCTGTGGCTCTGACATGTATCTGTGCGCTCGCTGGCCGAGTCCAGTTGGGCGCCAATGTAGCCTGTTCCGGGCTACCGTGAGTCGTCTCGGTAGTCACAAAGAACACAGTGGTTGATTTAAGTTTTATTGCTCAAATCCATCACACACAATACTGACAATGGGCGAACACGGCTCGTGCGTCTCGCTTCCTGGCTTCTCTCCTGAGCATCTCCCAGGCTTCCTCCATCTGAAGTCCAGCACACTACTGCATATAAAgggacctctctctctcctgcagctgcaCCTTGACCACGCTCACCTCCACACACTGCTCTTAATTAAATTCTGTCACTTCTAACAGCTTCAAGGCCACTAACCAAGCTGTGAGTGAAAACATGTTGACAAAGGATCTGTCCTTGTTTTCAGGTCcaggagaagacaaaaaaaaatgcaagtaTTCATGTATGAACAAAGAGCGCGCTTATAGTCTGGATAATTTAGTTCTTTCCTCACTCATGTCCTTGGCAGTAATGCAGTTAATCATGTTGACACTCCTCTTGCTGCCCAGGTAGAAGCAGACAAGAGCCCCCCTTCGCTAAAGTTGCTGGTCAAGGTCATTAGTGAGTCATTACGGCCTCCTCCTCGCACATTTCTCTCCCCTTTAATGATGCGTGCATACAGCtgccagcagacagagagagaagagtgaaAAATCATCCGTCCCTTCTCCTGACCTCCTCCTGCGCTCTCCCGCTCCTTTACCTTCCCCGTCTCCGCCCATCCGTTAACGCCAGCTCAACTCTTCCTCTCGGCCCTGTGGTGTTGACTGGGCGCGatatctctcctctcctccttgaCATTGATTCCAGTGATTTAAATCCTCCAGCTCGTGACACAAATTACCTGTAATTTACAGCCACTCCTCCATTTCACTCATAATATGCTCCAGTGAGAATTCAATGTtccttctgtctttctcctgttttttttctctcctgttcctcgctctttgttctctctctttcagttcCCTTGTGCTCACACCTTTACTGCATGGCGATTTATAGCCTCCACTGTTCCCTTTTAGCAAAGAGAAAAGCCTTTGCAAGCGCAGGGAAACGCATTTCCTTTTGAATTGGCGCCTGGATGTAAAGCTGGGAAAGTGAAGTTTCTGTCGCGCCGCTTGAACAGACAAAGGCCGGATCCATCAATACGCAGCAAGAGATAATTATGGCATACGTCAGGAGCAAGGCCTATTTTACAATGCACAGGGTGTTTGTTCATTCTGTGGATAGAAAAACTCCACTAAATTGATAAGATTCCCCTCAAGGACTCTTCAGTAGCATAGAAAGAGACTAAATGTTTTCACTTGGCACTTGCAGAGGGATACTGtcaaggttttgtttttattttttgtcatccGTTCTCTGTCATCCTTCTGAAAAGTTAAAAGCAATCGGCCGGTTGATTCAACTTGTGACAGCATAAATCCTGCCTATTGTCTCGCCTCCAAGGAGAAAATTTGAGTACatcaacaaagaaaagaagtgaTCGCATCAGatgcattttttcccccctcaaaaTAGGAGCGCTCTTGGAAAAaggggagacaaaaaaaaaagaggggggttGGACTGTGTCACAAACCAGTGAGTGGAAAATGTCCTTTGTCATTTTAGTGTCTGCAGGTAGAAGCCTTGCAGATATGGCACTTCAAGAATGGAGGTTCCAATCACCTCTGAAATGGAATTACAGAGCACTTCACAGCTCAGTGGCATTTGAACGCTTTCAGCAATATGCCGCGGAGGGGAGGAGACAGCTCGAAAATGATACACTCTCAGACTATAGACACAGAGAAGCCCAAGTATTTTCCCCTCCTATTTCTTTGTATATAACCCTCTATTCTCcgtctgtttttcttctggtgTTTTCGTCTCTCTTGCTCAAAATTGCGATATCTCTACCCTCGATTGTGACTGGGACCTTTTTTGAACTTCAAAGTCGTGTCTATGGTGTGCTGAGGGTGTGGAATACAGATattagggggggaaaaaaccgAGATAGAGAAACTTACTTGATTGGAGACATGTTTGTCTAGACGGCCTTGTGGAAATAAACTTTTCTTGTCAGGAAAATCTTGAAGCAACTGAACAATGTCTCCGCCGGTTCCTCTGACTGATGGAATAACTGTAAATATTGTCAAGACACTGGCAGCTCTCAGGCCTTCACacactgattaaaaagaaaagcctaACTCCTCAGGGATGTCAGGTGTGATCAAAGATGGGCAGAGGATAAGAGAAATGGCTCCGGGTGAAGGAAATATCCAGACGTGGAGGGATACACTGAGTGTAACGGCTCCAtttaaatgataatgaaaaaGTGGGAAATGTGCTGTGAGAATTTTAGTGCAATCACATTAAAGTCGTAGGAAAAACAACGCTTTGCATTTCTATTTTTCGTTTTGTGTTGACCTGCAATTTCCTgccaaagaaagaagaagaaaacacactcaaGAGGCTGCATCTGTATTCAGTCAATGCAGACCTTATTTAAGGCAATAAAGAAACTGTAAGAGCAAACCAATAAAATATTTCTCTCGTTAAAGATTCATCAAGGTGATTTCTTTTGATATGctctcttatttttttcttattatcttATTCCTTTTCATttagttgtgtttgtgtgtgtgtgtgtatgtttgtgttttttttaacctataAAAGTAGTTTTGCCTTATTAAGATTGATTTGATGTGTGGTGAGGGGCATAAAAGTGATGAAACGCCTCAAATCAACAGCTGGCAGAGCTGCACTTTTATTGTGCTTAAAATAAGGCAGCAATACTACAGATCAcgatttcatctttttttttttacatctgacAATTCAAATAGCTTTTTGCTTGAATAGTGGGTTGATTGAAttgctgatgtgttttgtgtgtctgtgtatgtgtgtgcatgattgTAACTGGCTGTGATCAACTTTAGCCCCAAGAAGCAGCATCACTCCTCTGACGTTGATTAAACAGCCCAATCACCAACAAAGATCGTGGTGataaaatgtttctgcaaacccttgattttcagtttctttcGGTTGAATTTCCtattacattttgtaataataatgtaCTTATGGTCTTGTAAGGTTGAGGTGCAAACAAACGTTTAGTTGGGTGTTAGGACAATATCATTTTTGGACTTAAATATTTGTACCAACAAACATGcgatatgtttattttttgcacaGAATAGTATTTACACACATCAGATTTAACTTGATATTATTGTGCAAGCCTCGCCTTCAGCAACAGTCACGCGCTGAGGCAATTCGAAATGAATCAGGACACCAATATAaaactttttgtgttttgaggatATTCGTGATTGAATTTTAATTAATGAAATGCACAACAGGGCCTGAGTGAATGGACGGATTACTCAAGGCAGATTTAACAGGTTGTCTAGAAATGATACTAAAACAGAATCATTGTCAATATTTTtggctttatttttgtttctctttgtgctAAATGTCCATAATACACAAATGTATAGAAACAAGGCACATccaatgcgtgtgtgtgaatgtgtgtgtgtgaatgtgtgtgtgtgtgtgtgtgtgtgtgtgtgaatgtgctaACATACATCCGTATAATTACACATTTGTCCATCAGAGACTTAGATACAGTTCGATTGACTTATACTGAGTTTGTTCAAATAACCTGATAATATACTACTTTCACACCTGAGagtcataaaaacacactgtacacagaTCATATGCTCAAATTCAACATTTGTTATTGTTTAAATTGCAGTTCATGCAACAACATGCACCTTTCATCTGAGGCTGGTGAGAGAACACTCAGTATGGAAGTCAGCTGAGCGGCTGCTCCCGGTGACATCAAAGCGGTTTAGAATGGTTTTTCACACATACTTTAGTATAAAGCAGGTCTGTCTGGTGGAAATCTGATTATTTCTTGCTGTTTGACAAGCAACACCCCTCGAGTTGACAAAGTACTTTAGAAGACAACTTTCGATCGAGTACTGCGATACTGGTAAGTcgctccctctttctttcagagCTCCAGATGTCCTGTCATTTTACACCCAGTGttggaaagaagagagagatgaACAACATTCagatttattcagtcatttatgGGGAGGccctgactgttttttttctatattttattgccttcaaatctcaaaaaagagaatCAAATGTTCATGTAACGTTAACTAAAGTGAAGCTCACATTTAAAATCGTGATACTGAACGTTTTAAAGTGCAGTTCTGATAAGATTTCACGATGGTCAGGTGAACATTGAATTGTGGAACATGAGATTAATACATGATTTTCTATTAAACCCATACAAATGAGAGTTTTTACAAGCACTGTTGCTGGCAGGATGGAAACCACTGGACACTGTTACATTCTTTTGAAAGGTATTAAATGGAACACAAGTTAACTTGTCCTTCGTGCTTTTTTCATCCCATTTCATTTCAGCTTTCTGAGAAGGAAAATGGATTTCCAACTCCCCAACAAGTATAGATTTTTGAAGGTTTTGGGAGAAGGTCGCTATGGACAGGTGCTGGAATGTGAGGACGTTGACTCGATGCAGATCGTGGCTGTAAAGATCCCCACGAGCCGCCTGATTGAAACCGAGGTGGAGCCGTTtgttgatttagatttttcaacATTGTTTACCCGACTTTAATACATATTTTCTATCTTTAATGCGACAAAGTAGAACTTTCTGTATCGTTGATTTTTGACTCTTATCTCCAGATGGTCAAATACTGACTCTTCCGGTGGGCATCCCAGGAAgccatcccaaagcatcagtatctGATGACCTGGGGATGAGGGTCAGCGATCCACCATCTTTCTTCAAACAACTAATCTTGACCAACTTGTCGTGTGTCTTTAGGTTTCcatgctgaaaatgttaatGGACCACAACTTCGACCAACGCTGCATAATCAAGTTTCTTGATTCATTCGAAACACCATTTGGCGAGGCGATGGTGTTTGAGGCTTTGGATATAAGTTTATATGACTACATCTGCGAGGTTAATCAGCCCCCTGTGGAACTGGACCTCGTCAGAACCGTCGTCCAACAGGTATGAATACAGTAACTGCTGCCAGATAGAAAGCGAAACCCTGATCCGATCAAATTGTGGGGAAATTCTCTGACTTGTGTTGCTTGTTGCGTATTTGCAGGTAGCCACGGCACTGGATGCACTGAAGGGCATCGGGGTAACCCACAGTGATCTAAAACTAGACAACATAATGCTGGTGGATCATCTCAGACAACCCTTACGACTCAAGCTGATAGACTTTGGTTTGGCCATGAGAACATCAAAAATGAAGCGGGGCTGGAGATTCCAGCCAATGGAGTATAGGTAGGGTTCTCAAAGGCActcattgtttttatactgtattgacacattttgtttaatGCTTTTCTTCCACCTTCAGGGCCCCAGAAGTCATTTTGGGCCAACGCTTGTCTGAGGCCATTGACATCTGGTCACTTGGCAGCATAATATTCAATTTGGTCACCGGAGAACTGCTGTACACGACAAACAGCAACTATGAATCGGTATGTTATCTACTGTAGTGACGCTcttatgttttttctgtttctaaTAGGTCGAGTTGCCTCAGTACTTTTCACCTGCTAGCCTAGCTAGAAAAGAAAGGGTTCACCTCACACTTTTcctgcattttattttacaatttatttgttgtCCGTGTACATCCCTTCTGCTTGATGAGAAATCGAAAGCTTGACAAACCTGCCTTGTTAAGTTACCAGTTAGGGATCCTTCGCACAACACAGTTAATTCATCACTATTAGCTCAAATTCAGAATTAAAAAGTGACAAATAAAGCAGGGAAGGACAGAAACAATACATCCATCGGGTTAGGATTAAGATAGTCCTTTGTTCAAACTGATGAAAATGCTTTAAACTGACAGTAGCCATGATGGGAGTTATAAACTTAGCATCCTGACCAAAAGAAGAGGGAGTTGCAGAACatgctgtgttttatttccagATGTGGGCTATTGTTAAACTCTTTGGTCAGCCGGCGGACCATCTTCTTGATAatgggaaaaagacaaagcgGTATTTCAATAGAACTCACACCCAGAACTGGAAGTTCAAGGTACCACAATAAACCTTCTCTTACTTTACAAGTTATTTAATCTTTGTCAGACTTGTTTACTATTCAAAAcagttattcatttatatttattaagaATACACGCGTAACATTGCATTGAACCTTCTTTTAGACACCTCTGGAGTATTATGGACTGACCCCTCGAAAGAACTACACGGACTTAAAAAACCGTCTGGATGATTTAAAAAGGGTAAGTACTAAGTAACTTATATTGTAACTatgattgattttctttttatatttaacataacgATGATTTGGCTGATGGTGGATTTGAGCATTGTTTCTGTAACTAGATACGCGTGGAGCAGTGGAACGAAGCTGAGGCTGTAGAGCGGGACCAATGTATCGAGCTCATGAAGGCCATGCTGAAACTGGATCCAAAGGAGAGGATCTCTCCCAGTGAAGTCCTCAAACATCCATTCATTACCCAAAACTTTGACAGCAATGATGCTTCAGGATCTGCTACACAGAAACCACCCATGGTTTGTCCTCCAGTGCCCACACCCCACCCGCAATCAGACAGCAGCTCTTGGTgagatgatttttttctgaTCCTTCTTGTCGCTCAGGTTGAGTTCTCTTTTCTGATGTCAGAACAAAAGCAGGAATATTAAGCTGACTGTGTGCGTTTGTGCATTTAGTTTCAAGACTCCCAGGGCTTCTCCTGTCACTGCTGTGATGGATGATTCCTCTGCCGACATTCAACCAGACCACCGCAGATCATTTCACACAAACGATTCATCACGTATGATTGCTGTTCAGTGTGCAACACCTGAGAACACAGCGGTGTTTGAAGATGAGGAGAGTTCAGTAAGGTGAGATAATTTCCTCTGGGCTTAAAACTTGAACCCACCGGTTCAAGAGATTCATATGTTTTAAGATGTCTGTCGAACAGAGATACtgattgtgtgtatgtttagtTTGGAGACTCACAAGAAGAACACGCCGAGAAGACCAGCCCCACCTTCTATCAACGATTCCTCAAACTCTCAGGAATCTTCCACTGCTGGGACGGACGATTCCTCTGCCGACGTTCAACCAGACCAACGCGGATCATTTCACACGAACAAACCATCACGTGCGATTACTGTTCAGTGTCCGACACCTGATAACACAACAGTGTTGGAAAATGAGGAGAGTTCAGTTAGGTGAGATAGCTTCTTCTGGTCCTAAAACTTGAACCCACAGGTTGAGGAGATTAATATGTTTTAAGATGTCTGTCAAATACTACAGGTTctgattgtgtgtatgtgtgtttttagtttgGAGACTCGCGTGAAGAACACGCCCAGAAGTCGAGCCCCGCCTTCTGTCAATGAGTCCCTAAACTGTCAGGACTCTTCCAACGCTGTGACGGACGATTCTTCTGCCGACATTCAACCAGACCACCGCAGATCATTTCACACGAACAAACCATCACGTGCGAATGCGGTTCAGCCTGCGAAAGCTGAAACATTGGTGTTGAAAGCTAAGGAGAGGACAGTTCGGTGAGATAACTTCCTGTGGTCCTAAAACTTGAACCCACAGGTTCAAGAGATTAATATGTATTAAGATGTCTGTCAAATACTTCAGGTTctgattgtgtgtatgtgtgtgtgttcagatttcAGTCCAGAGTGGAAGTCATTCCGAGGGACGCGACGGTCCAGATGTCTCAAGACTCCACCGCACGTGGTAGGAAAAAGTCGCATCAGCTTGAGGGTGAATTGTTGTGCATTTGGAGGACAGTTGAGATATTGAACTTTGATATTTAACCCTTGATTTTCAGACGAGATCATTaccaagaagaagaggaagaagaagagccaTACCAGTCGCTTCTGGTGTTGGATAAAGACGAACTTCTCCGGTGTGACCTGCATTAACTAGGACGTGATGGGTGATGGGAAAAAGGTCTGTGAAGGTTTTTTTAATCATGATTTTCTGAGCTTTAAAAAACCTTCATAGACCTTCTGAGTAGGGGTGCATGATACACATCAGGCGGATTACAGCATCAGCACCGAATCATGCATCTCTAATTGTGAGGGGAAGCTCAGTGATTAGCACTGTGGCCTCGCAGCAGAAGGAGGTGGCTTTGAGTCGAGGgcttcttcctgtctgtgtgggGTTTGTTCTCCGTGTGAATCTGTGGGTTTTCTCCGGGTTGCTCCGGTTTCTCCCGCTTTCCAatgtgaacagaaaaaaatgtaatctgtcAATATAACATTGAATTAAAATCAGGAAAACTGtctgtgaaggtttttttttaagcatgattgtgctttaaaaaaaatcttcacagACCCTCCGAGTAGGGGTGCATGATACAAATCAGGCGGATTACAACACGGTGACAACGACCAAATCATGCATCTCTACTTGCGAGGGAAAGCTCAGTGGTTAGCACTGTGGGTTTTCTCCGGGTTCTCCGGTTTCTCCCACTTTGAAttccaaatttaaaaaagaaaaacattcaatcagtgaatgaaaaattaaatcaaaatcagGAAAACTGTCTCATGAGATGTTTTAATTAATACCACAATATTCAGTATTTTCCTGTGTTGGTCTCAGTATGACTGCAATGTGAAATTAGTGACTCGCAGACACACCTCATTGAGAATATTCAGCTTTTCtcagtataaataaaaaaactgcacaCTCACTGCTCAGCGCTGAACAACCGGCGAACACAGTTAGAGAGTAGCTGGTGCATAAAGTggatttagcatttagcagatacagagacacagcagaggGAAACATGGACTTACATTCATCAGGAGGACACAAATCCACTGCAAAACactaaattaaatgttttgttgctttgtgTCTGCTGGATATGTTAACAAACTTTTTGCAAACATTTCACCATATCCAGGACACAAATATAATGATTTCTGGAATGAGACGTTGCTATTGCACATATTTATTGGGCGCTTTCCACACCAGTTAAGCCAGCTAGTTCCGTTATATTCCAgtatctccaaaactcacacCAAAGCAATCTAGATTGATAAGTAGTGCTACAGTTAAGGAGTAATAATACATTGTTTTGAATTTGGGGCAAACTGTCTCTTTACTTGTTCTCTACAATACTAATTGTTCAGATCGAATCGATACACTTGATTTATATTAGTTGacacataaatgtaaaaataggTCCCCAGTTGTCAATTAAGTCCTGATTTAGCACGTTGAACTCAATTCCTTCATCTGTGCAAAGGTTTGAAGGTGAGTAAGCCAActaagaaaatgtaaatttcacCTATGTTTTTGTGATTCCTTTGGATCCTCCTCTAAAAACAGTGATCCCACAGGTGGTGATCAAAAAGTTGTTCCCCATTCCAAAAAATGGAAACCGACACTTggaagtgaatgtgtgtgtgtgtgtgtgtgtgtgtgtgcgtgtgtgtgtgtgtgtgtgtgtgtggaaaaggaaggaaaatatCAGAGTTGGCgtgtttattgttattgtgagaATTGGGactcttctcacacacacacacacacacacacacacacacacacacactaatctcCATCGAACAGTTTGCTCCTGCCTGATATTGTTATGCTTTACAACCACCAATCAATCTGTGCAGAGCCGGAGCTGGTTGCGGCACCAAAGGGATTAAAGTGACCGTCCAATTTAAGTTTTTAGTATTCTACTGCCGGGGCCAATAGCAGCAGCTCCGTGCCAATGTAATCTTTATCTGACCTTTCCACTATCTGCCTCCAAATCAGCCATAACACTTTCTCCTTAACCGATTCATGAAATCGTCACTTTGGAAATCACAATTTCTCCGACGCAGAAGTGGATGCTGAGCCACATCCTCGTTCCTTTACCGTTTCAGTGTAGGAGTGGCGGAGGAGGCAGTGAGTCTCCTTCCAGGCCGGATTGCGTGAGCAGCGCGTGTGCGCGGCAGAACGACTTGCTTTTTTAATTTCGGCCTCCATTGTAACAGGTTAGAGCAGCCAGCTGGCAGCAGCGGCGCTTCATCTAGAGAATTGTTACCGTGACATGTGCGTGGATCTCGACAAAAATAATCCTAAAAACGACCTGTAGACGGTTGTATCGACATCATACCGGCGTTTCACTACAGTTTTATGAAGAGACTACACACAACAGGTGAAGGGcagtttctttccttctctttacCTCTCCCGCTTTCTCGCCCTTTCATCGAGGGGGTAGGAAAATTATGCCAtcatatttattgattgattgatgcgTGGCCAGAGGGTGAGTTAGGTATGAGGaggtttttaggggttttgggGGGGATCGACAGGTGAGAGTGAGAAGCTGGTGAATGAAACATGCCATCGAGCAAAGCTGAAACTTCACTACAGCGGCCGGTGTAGATGCAGAGGACTGTGGTGCAGATGTATAAAGATGAGTCACTTAACTGGACACAAGCAAAGAGTCTCATAATGGTGCCTGCGAAAACTGATGTGGGATGTTGGATGTAGTTTCCAGTTAATACATTGGCCGTGTAATCTCTTCAAATGGATGATGTGCGATTTGGTTTGACCCAGGCCAAGGCAGGTAATGAGGATAAGCACATATAATTATCCTTATGTTCAGTGAAAAGCGTGAACACAGAACTGGACCAGAAGGCCCGTGTTGTGACTTTATGCAAAAGCAGCG
It contains:
- the LOC115573710 gene encoding calcium/calmodulin-dependent protein kinase cmkB-like isoform X2, which gives rise to MDFQLPNKYRFLKVLGEGRYGQVLECEDVDSMQIVAVKIPTSRLIETEVSMLKMLMDHNFDQRCIIKFLDSFETPFGEAMVFEALDISLYDYICEVNQPPVELDLVRTVVQQVATALDALKGIGVTHSDLKLDNIMLVDHLRQPLRLKLIDFGLAMRTSKMKRGWRFQPMEYRAPEVILGQRLSEAIDIWSLGSIIFNLVTGELLYTTNSNYESTPLEYYGLTPRKNYTDLKNRLDDLKRIRVEQWNEAEAVERDQCIELMKAMLKLDPKERISPSEVLKHPFITQNFDSNDASGSATQKPPMVCPPVPTPHPQSDSSSCFKTPRASPVTAVMDDSSADIQPDHRRSFHTNDSSRMIAVQCATPENTAVFEDEESSVSLETHKKNTPRRPAPPSINDSSNSQESSTAGTDDSSADVQPDQRGSFHTNKPSRAITVQCPTPDNTTVLENEESSVSLETRVKNTPRSRAPPSVNESLNCQDSSNAVTDDSSADIQPDHRRSFHTNKPSRANAVQPAKAETLVLKAKERTVRFQSRVEVIPRDATVQMSQDSTARDEIITKKKRKKKSHTSRFWCWIKTNFSGVTCIN
- the LOC115573710 gene encoding homeodomain-interacting protein kinase 1-like isoform X1; its protein translation is MDFQLPNKYRFLKVLGEGRYGQVLECEDVDSMQIVAVKIPTSRLIETEVSMLKMLMDHNFDQRCIIKFLDSFETPFGEAMVFEALDISLYDYICEVNQPPVELDLVRTVVQQVATALDALKGIGVTHSDLKLDNIMLVDHLRQPLRLKLIDFGLAMRTSKMKRGWRFQPMEYRAPEVILGQRLSEAIDIWSLGSIIFNLVTGELLYTTNSNYESMWAIVKLFGQPADHLLDNGKKTKRYFNRTHTQNWKFKTPLEYYGLTPRKNYTDLKNRLDDLKRIRVEQWNEAEAVERDQCIELMKAMLKLDPKERISPSEVLKHPFITQNFDSNDASGSATQKPPMVCPPVPTPHPQSDSSSCFKTPRASPVTAVMDDSSADIQPDHRRSFHTNDSSRMIAVQCATPENTAVFEDEESSVSLETHKKNTPRRPAPPSINDSSNSQESSTAGTDDSSADVQPDQRGSFHTNKPSRAITVQCPTPDNTTVLENEESSVSLETRVKNTPRSRAPPSVNESLNCQDSSNAVTDDSSADIQPDHRRSFHTNKPSRANAVQPAKAETLVLKAKERTVRFQSRVEVIPRDATVQMSQDSTARDEIITKKKRKKKSHTSRFWCWIKTNFSGVTCIN